From the genome of Halomonas sp. 1513, one region includes:
- a CDS encoding MFS transporter: MVDKRDIPALLTGIMATLAGIGLARFAYTPLLPALVEAQWFSASAAAYLGAANLLGYLIGALSGHVLSERYPPRALLGVCFAAIALSFVLCAWPAGFAWFFVWRLVSGIAGAILMVVGPSLALTATPTGRRAHVGGLVFTGIGLGVLLSAWVVPQLLETSLMATWLALGVLTLVAGLLGDRGLARLAIPARASPEQAGAPRAHPGVAIAVLLVIGAYALDGAGFVPHTVFWVDYLARENALGHSPAALQWGLFGVGAVCGPLLAGAVARRLGWHLGLALAFLAKAAAIALPLLSLDLLSRSLSSFVVGAMIPGIVALTSGRLAELAGPAAHKRLWGRATAAFAAAQAASGYGMSALYDGWGSYTPLFAIGSVMLAGGFALILLSRGLQARHGALSTPPRRH; encoded by the coding sequence ATGGTCGATAAGCGAGATATTCCCGCCCTGCTAACGGGCATCATGGCCACCCTCGCCGGGATCGGCCTCGCTCGCTTTGCCTACACCCCGCTCCTGCCAGCGCTTGTCGAAGCGCAGTGGTTCAGCGCCAGCGCTGCGGCCTATCTCGGGGCAGCCAACCTGCTCGGCTACCTGATCGGCGCACTCTCAGGCCACGTCCTCTCCGAACGCTACCCACCGCGGGCGCTGCTCGGCGTCTGTTTTGCGGCCATCGCCCTGAGTTTTGTGCTCTGTGCATGGCCTGCCGGCTTTGCCTGGTTCTTCGTCTGGCGGCTGGTCTCAGGCATCGCCGGGGCGATCCTGATGGTGGTCGGCCCGTCCCTGGCACTGACGGCCACACCGACAGGCCGGCGCGCCCATGTCGGTGGCCTGGTGTTTACCGGCATCGGCCTGGGGGTGCTCCTCTCGGCCTGGGTAGTGCCGCAGCTGCTCGAGACCAGCCTGATGGCGACCTGGCTGGCCCTCGGCGTGCTGACCCTTGTCGCGGGGTTACTCGGCGACCGCGGCCTGGCGCGCCTGGCGATACCCGCGCGCGCTTCGCCCGAGCAAGCAGGCGCCCCCCGGGCACACCCCGGGGTGGCCATCGCCGTGCTGCTGGTGATAGGCGCCTATGCCCTGGATGGCGCGGGGTTCGTGCCGCATACGGTGTTCTGGGTCGACTACCTGGCCAGGGAGAACGCCCTCGGCCACTCCCCCGCTGCCCTGCAGTGGGGCCTATTCGGGGTGGGGGCGGTGTGCGGCCCGCTGCTGGCCGGCGCCGTTGCCCGGCGGCTAGGCTGGCACCTTGGGCTGGCCTTGGCGTTCCTGGCCAAGGCCGCCGCAATTGCCCTGCCGCTGCTGTCGCTGGACCTGCTCAGCCGCTCGCTCTCCTCCTTCGTGGTCGGTGCCATGATCCCCGGCATCGTGGCGCTGACCTCCGGCCGGCTCGCCGAGCTGGCCGGCCCAGCGGCTCACAAGCGACTCTGGGGGCGCGCTACCGCGGCGTTCGCCGCGGCACAGGCGGCTTCGGGTTACGGCATGTCCGCCCTCTATGATGGGTGGGGCAGCTATACGCCACTCTTCGCCATCGGCAGCGTAATGCTGGCCGGCGGATTCGCTCTGATACTCCTCAGCCGTGGCCTGCAGGCACGCCACGGCGCTCTCTCCACCCCACCCAGGAGGCACTGA
- a CDS encoding glutathione S-transferase, with the protein MELFLNATSPYARMVRITLLEKGLAEAVTLRWCDPWADDAALLEANPAGRIPALVTEDGTTLSESLLIAFYLDEVGPGEPLIPQARSSEVLHLVGLGQGLMDAAFTTVIARKHHGGEADDSVLGQRRQRAFQRILDRLEQELDEAQAASAMTLGNIAVAVALDYLAFRLPEVAWAKGRPRLAAWQRQIVRRESFTQTAFA; encoded by the coding sequence ATGGAACTCTTTCTCAACGCGACCTCGCCCTATGCCCGCATGGTTCGTATCACGCTGCTGGAGAAAGGCCTGGCCGAAGCGGTGACGCTGCGCTGGTGCGATCCCTGGGCCGACGATGCCGCGCTGCTGGAGGCCAACCCCGCCGGGCGCATTCCCGCACTAGTGACGGAGGATGGCACGACGCTCAGCGAATCGCTGCTGATCGCCTTCTACCTCGACGAGGTCGGCCCCGGAGAGCCGCTGATTCCGCAAGCACGCTCGAGCGAGGTGCTGCATCTTGTCGGCCTCGGCCAAGGGCTGATGGATGCCGCCTTCACCACGGTGATCGCGCGCAAGCATCACGGCGGCGAGGCCGACGACAGCGTACTGGGCCAGCGCCGCCAGCGCGCCTTTCAGCGCATCCTGGACCGGTTGGAGCAGGAGCTCGATGAGGCCCAGGCGGCGTCGGCCATGACCCTTGGCAATATCGCCGTTGCCGTCGCGCTGGATTACCTGGCGTTCCGGCTGCCCGAGGTGGCGTGGGCCAAGGGCCGCCCCAGGCTAGCGGCCTGGCAGCGCCAGATCGTCCGCCGCGAGAGCTTCACGCAGACGGCGTTTGCGTGA
- a CDS encoding class D beta-lactamase, which yields MTLKFLLAGALVLGLAPLGAMADTWQERDDWAALFQEHGAEGTLLIVDQRQDAQATWVHDAERARQRFVPASTFKVPHTLFALDAGVADDEFQVFAWDGTERTAAAWNADQTLRSAMRNSTVWLYQHFARELGEERERRYLAEIDYGNAEIGSDLENFWLAPGHLEVSAEEQIGFLQQLYRNELAFDEADQRLVKDLMIGEAGRDWILRAKTGWSGELAWWVGWVEWPSGPVFFALNIDTPNRMDDIPKRDAIVREALRELQALP from the coding sequence ATGACCCTAAAATTTTTACTGGCCGGCGCCCTGGTGCTGGGCCTGGCCCCACTAGGCGCGATGGCCGACACCTGGCAGGAGCGGGACGACTGGGCGGCGCTGTTTCAGGAACATGGCGCCGAGGGCACCTTGCTGATAGTGGATCAGCGTCAGGATGCCCAAGCGACCTGGGTGCATGACGCCGAGCGTGCACGCCAGCGCTTCGTGCCGGCCTCCACCTTCAAGGTGCCCCACACCCTGTTTGCGCTGGATGCTGGCGTGGCGGACGACGAGTTTCAGGTGTTTGCCTGGGACGGCACCGAACGCACCGCTGCGGCGTGGAACGCCGATCAGACCCTGCGCTCTGCCATGCGCAACTCGACGGTGTGGCTTTATCAGCATTTCGCCCGGGAGCTGGGCGAGGAGCGCGAGCGGCGCTACCTGGCAGAGATCGACTACGGTAACGCCGAGATAGGCAGCGACCTCGAGAACTTCTGGCTCGCCCCTGGCCACCTGGAGGTCTCCGCCGAGGAGCAGATCGGCTTCCTGCAGCAGCTCTATCGCAACGAGCTAGCGTTCGACGAGGCCGACCAGCGGCTGGTCAAGGACCTGATGATCGGCGAGGCCGGCCGCGACTGGATCCTGCGCGCCAAGACCGGCTGGTCCGGCGAGCTGGCCTGGTGGGTGGGCTGGGTCGAATGGCCCAGCGGGCCGGTGTTCTTCGCCCTCAACATTGACACCCCTAATCGCATGGACGATATCCCCAAGCGCGATGCCATTGTGCGTGAAGCCCTTCGCGAGTTGCAGGCGCTGCCTTAA